Proteins encoded within one genomic window of Streptomyces kaniharaensis:
- a CDS encoding sensor histidine kinase translates to MRRKQQPAPQRRSEPRQSEPNRTATGPAGFSAFTPAEERPQVAPPPNPPAASTERRGSTPAVADDSSRYDFLRPRNWRVPTRLIAILLIPVIISLVFGGLRVNTSVDGYIKASRAEKNAELAKAATELAEALENERDDTLIPLITKQDPDGKVAKRRSETDAALKAYNAAYEASDKSGELPRRHEAFQQLVVSLPHLRTNAYGPELFASATASAYSVMFAPLLAFDNSVGSGSSNATSKGRAIYAMSLAKASASTQRALMLHLLVGISAGVTSRHENTDMIQTILISEKLEQVSLAEFNTGGAPEDVKKYADAQVALATAQEKTANKMPNGSVPSMQQLLNIGAAYSQAAADGQTKGKATADAAFKEAKDAGLTPENWTQASATHIQALRTTEVQLLNDVLTDSRNLKDNALYDAILNTVIVVAALILAGLLTGYVARSMILGMRTLRSAALEIADHRLPDLVEKLSKTDPDRVDTSVAPIPLHGKDEIGEVARAFDQVHQQAVSLAAEQALLRGNVNAIFTNLSRRSQGLIQRQLALITDLENNEADPDQLENLFKLDHLATRMRRNGENLLVLAGEEAGRRWNTPVPLVDVLRAAASEVEQYERVELSGIPEVEVVGAAVTDLVHLLAELLENATSFSSPQTRVLVNATRLPDGRVLVEIHDKGIGLTADDFAEINEKLAEPPTVDATISRRMGLFVVGRLSQRHDIRVQLRPSGESAGTTSLVMLPPFVTQAGSAPEPEEQFTVSRIFAEQEPTSEWAPDGHRSAAELGFDDHLTGNAGSTGFSPALESVQRSQRLDQVRRAALESSDGPVLDAEVEEEYPQQGYDQYAPQGYQQPYADDQYGYAQDGYGQDAYGQYPQQGGYDQSGYADEQYGHQDYQGQDYQGYDGYADDQYGHQAEDAPAGHPYAPEQPALPAAETTLPSGLPQRRPGQQLAGGGSGAHSTPAGSSTGETPNWFAGAKDTSASTEPRGHDVSALGGYGPTGPTANTAWQSPNDGAWQRAEQLREPSSGGTTSAGLPRRVPKQNLVAGNAKPTPQDGPQVSRSPEEVRGRLTNLRRGVEQGRTAGNTGSFRIDPDQVDQSGNGQQNRSTDLFGGSNHQER, encoded by the coding sequence GTGAGGCGTAAGCAGCAACCCGCCCCGCAGCGGCGCTCCGAGCCCCGCCAGAGCGAGCCGAACCGTACCGCAACGGGCCCGGCCGGATTCTCCGCGTTCACGCCCGCCGAGGAACGGCCACAGGTCGCGCCGCCCCCGAACCCCCCGGCGGCCTCCACGGAGCGCCGTGGCAGCACTCCCGCGGTCGCCGACGACTCCAGCCGGTACGACTTCCTCCGCCCGCGCAACTGGCGCGTGCCGACCCGTCTGATCGCGATTCTGCTGATCCCGGTCATCATCAGTCTGGTCTTCGGCGGCCTCCGCGTGAACACCTCGGTCGACGGCTACATCAAGGCCTCGCGCGCCGAGAAGAACGCCGAGCTCGCCAAGGCGGCCACCGAGCTCGCCGAGGCGCTCGAGAACGAGCGCGACGACACCCTGATACCCCTGATCACCAAGCAGGATCCGGACGGCAAGGTCGCCAAGCGCCGCAGCGAGACCGACGCCGCGCTGAAGGCGTACAACGCCGCCTACGAGGCCTCCGACAAGTCCGGTGAGCTCCCCCGCCGCCACGAGGCCTTCCAGCAGCTCGTGGTCAGCCTGCCGCACCTGCGCACCAACGCGTACGGCCCCGAGCTGTTCGCCAGCGCGACCGCCAGCGCCTACTCGGTGATGTTCGCGCCGCTGCTGGCCTTCGACAACTCGGTCGGCTCGGGCTCCTCCAACGCCACCAGCAAGGGCCGCGCGATCTACGCGATGTCGCTGGCCAAGGCCTCCGCCTCGACCCAGCGCGCGCTCATGCTGCACCTGCTGGTCGGTATCTCCGCGGGTGTCACGAGCCGCCACGAGAACACCGACATGATCCAGACGATCCTGATCTCGGAGAAGCTGGAGCAGGTCTCGCTCGCCGAGTTCAACACCGGTGGAGCGCCCGAGGACGTCAAGAAGTACGCCGATGCGCAGGTCGCCCTGGCCACCGCCCAGGAGAAGACCGCGAACAAGATGCCCAACGGCTCCGTGCCGAGCATGCAGCAGCTGCTGAACATCGGCGCCGCGTACAGCCAGGCCGCCGCCGACGGGCAGACCAAGGGCAAGGCCACCGCCGACGCGGCCTTCAAGGAGGCCAAGGACGCCGGTCTCACCCCGGAGAACTGGACCCAGGCGTCCGCCACCCACATCCAGGCCCTGCGCACCACCGAAGTCCAGCTGCTGAACGACGTCCTCACCGACTCGCGCAACCTCAAGGACAACGCGCTCTACGACGCCATCCTCAACACGGTCATCGTCGTCGCCGCGCTCATCCTGGCCGGTCTGCTCACCGGGTACGTCGCCCGCTCGATGATCCTCGGCATGCGCACCCTGCGCAGCGCCGCCCTGGAGATCGCCGACCACCGTCTGCCGGACCTGGTCGAGAAGCTCTCCAAGACCGACCCCGACCGGGTCGACACCTCCGTCGCCCCGATCCCGCTGCACGGCAAGGACGAGATCGGCGAAGTCGCCCGGGCCTTCGACCAGGTCCACCAGCAGGCCGTCTCGCTCGCCGCCGAGCAGGCCCTGCTGCGAGGCAACGTCAACGCGATCTTCACCAACCTGTCGCGCCGCAGCCAGGGCCTCATCCAGCGCCAGCTGGCGCTGATCACCGACCTGGAGAACAACGAGGCCGACCCGGACCAGCTGGAGAACCTCTTCAAGCTGGACCACCTGGCCACCCGTATGCGCCGCAACGGTGAGAACCTGCTCGTCCTCGCGGGCGAGGAGGCCGGCCGCCGCTGGAACACCCCGGTCCCGCTGGTCGACGTGCTCCGCGCCGCCGCGTCCGAGGTGGAGCAGTACGAGCGCGTCGAGCTCTCCGGCATCCCGGAGGTCGAGGTCGTCGGCGCCGCCGTGACCGACCTCGTCCACCTGCTCGCCGAGCTCCTGGAGAACGCCACCTCATTCTCCAGCCCGCAGACCCGGGTGCTGGTCAACGCGACCCGCCTGCCGGACGGCCGCGTGCTGGTCGAGATCCACGACAAGGGCATCGGCCTCACCGCCGACGACTTCGCCGAGATCAACGAGAAGCTGGCCGAGCCGCCCACGGTCGACGCCACCATCTCCCGCCGCATGGGCCTCTTCGTGGTCGGCCGGCTCTCCCAGCGGCACGACATCCGCGTCCAGCTCCGCCCCTCCGGCGAGTCGGCCGGTACGACCTCGCTGGTCATGCTCCCGCCGTTCGTCACCCAGGCCGGATCCGCGCCGGAGCCCGAGGAGCAGTTCACCGTCTCCCGGATCTTCGCCGAGCAGGAGCCGACCTCCGAGTGGGCCCCCGACGGCCACCGCAGCGCCGCCGAACTGGGCTTCGACGACCACCTCACCGGCAACGCCGGCTCCACCGGCTTCAGCCCGGCCCTGGAGTCCGTCCAGCGCTCGCAGCGCCTGGACCAGGTCCGCCGCGCCGCCCTGGAGTCCTCCGACGGGCCGGTGCTGGACGCCGAGGTCGAGGAGGAGTACCCGCAGCAGGGCTACGACCAGTACGCCCCGCAGGGCTACCAGCAGCCCTACGCCGACGACCAGTACGGCTACGCGCAGGACGGCTACGGCCAGGACGCGTACGGCCAGTACCCGCAGCAGGGCGGCTACGACCAGTCCGGCTATGCCGACGAGCAGTACGGCCACCAGGACTACCAGGGCCAGGACTACCAGGGCTACGACGGCTACGCCGACGACCAGTACGGCCACCAGGCCGAGGACGCCCCGGCGGGCCACCCGTACGCCCCCGAGCAGCCCGCGCTGCCCGCCGCCGAGACCACCCTGCCGTCCGGGCTGCCGCAGCGCCGCCCCGGCCAGCAGCTGGCGGGCGGCGGCTCGGGTGCGCACTCCACGCCGGCCGGCTCGTCCACCGGTGAGACCCCGAACTGGTTCGCCGGCGCCAAGGACACCTCGGCGTCAACCGAGCCGCGCGGACACGACGTGTCCGCGCTGGGCGGCTACGGCCCGACCGGCCCGACCGCCAACACCGCCTGGCAGTCGCCGAACGACGGCGCCTGGCAGCGGGCCGAGCAGCTGCGCGAGCCGTCGTCCGGGGGCACCACCTCGGCCGGTCTCCCGCGCCGGGTGCCCAAGCAGAACCTGGTCGCCGGCAACGCCAAGCCCACTCCGCAGGACGGGCCGCAGGTCTCCCGCAGCCCCGAGGAGGTCCGTGGCCGCCTCACCAACCTGCGCCGTGGTGTGGAGCAGGGCCGCACAGCCGGGAACACCGGAAGTTTCCGGATCGACCCCGATCAGGTAGACCAGTCCGGCAACGGACAGCAGAACCGCAGCACCGATCTCTTCGGCGGCTCGAACCACCAGGAGCGTTGA
- a CDS encoding GTP-binding protein: MDFASSNGPARATTSAKIVVAGGFGVGKTTLVGAVSEINPLRTEAVMTSASAGIDDISKVSGKTTTTVAMDFGRITLDEDLILYLFGTPGQDRFWFMWDDLVRGAIGAVVLVDTRRLADCFPALDYFENSGLPFVVALNGFDGHQPHTADEVREALQLGPDTPVITLDARRRDSAKSALITLVEHALLARLR, encoded by the coding sequence GTGGACTTCGCAAGCTCTAACGGACCCGCCCGCGCCACGACGTCAGCGAAGATCGTCGTGGCGGGCGGCTTCGGTGTCGGCAAGACCACGCTCGTCGGCGCCGTCTCCGAGATCAACCCCCTGCGCACCGAAGCCGTCATGACCTCGGCCTCCGCCGGCATCGACGACATCAGCAAGGTCTCCGGCAAGACGACCACCACCGTCGCCATGGACTTCGGCCGCATCACCCTCGACGAAGACCTCATCCTGTACCTCTTCGGCACCCCCGGACAGGACCGCTTCTGGTTCATGTGGGACGACCTCGTCCGCGGCGCCATCGGAGCCGTCGTCCTCGTCGACACCCGACGCCTCGCCGACTGCTTCCCCGCCCTCGACTACTTCGAGAACAGCGGACTGCCCTTCGTCGTCGCCCTCAACGGCTTCGACGGACACCAGCCCCACACCGCCGACGAGGTCCGCGAAGCCCTCCAACTCGGCCCCGACACCCCCGTCATCACCCTCGACGCCCGGCGCCGCGACAGCGCCAAGAGCGCCCTCATCACCCTCGTCGAGCACGCCCTCCTCGCCCGACTGCGGTGA
- a CDS encoding DUF742 domain-containing protein: protein MTPPTTPAGPYGNGYGSGYGGQQSDGYEQQPLVRPYAMTGGRTRPRYQLAIEALISTTGSPERTGGLLPEHARIVSLCREVKSIAEISALAGVPLGVARILVADLAEAGLVAIHQPAAAGESGGTPDVTLLERVLSGLRKL, encoded by the coding sequence ATGACCCCGCCTACGACACCCGCCGGCCCGTACGGCAACGGGTACGGCAGCGGATACGGCGGGCAGCAGTCCGACGGCTACGAGCAGCAGCCGCTGGTCCGCCCGTACGCGATGACGGGCGGCCGCACCCGGCCCCGCTACCAGCTCGCCATCGAGGCCCTGATCTCGACCACCGGCTCGCCCGAGCGGACCGGTGGGCTGCTGCCCGAGCACGCCCGGATCGTCAGCCTCTGCCGTGAGGTCAAGTCCATCGCGGAGATCTCCGCACTGGCCGGCGTGCCGCTCGGTGTCGCCCGCATCCTCGTGGCCGACCTGGCCGAGGCCGGCCTCGTCGCCATCCACCAGCCCGCCGCTGCGGGCGAGTCGGGCGGAACGCCCGACGTCACGCTGCTCGAAAGGGTCCTCAGTGGACTTCGCAAGCTCTAA
- a CDS encoding roadblock/LC7 domain-containing protein yields the protein MSQAAQNLNWLITNFVDNTPGVSHTVVVSADGLLLCMSEGFPRDRADQLAAVASGLTSLTSGASRIFEGGEVNQTVVEMERGFLFLMAVSDGSALAVLASPDSDIGLVGYEMALLVDRAGAVLTPALRAELQGSLLH from the coding sequence ATGAGCCAGGCCGCACAGAACCTGAACTGGCTGATCACCAATTTCGTGGACAACACCCCCGGGGTGTCCCACACCGTGGTGGTCTCCGCGGACGGCCTTCTCCTGTGCATGTCCGAAGGCTTCCCGCGCGACCGCGCCGACCAGCTCGCCGCCGTCGCCTCCGGCCTCACCTCCCTCACCTCCGGCGCCAGCCGGATCTTCGAGGGCGGCGAGGTCAACCAGACCGTCGTCGAGATGGAACGCGGCTTCCTGTTCCTCATGGCCGTCAGCGACGGCTCCGCCCTCGCCGTCCTGGCCTCCCCCGACTCCGACATCGGCCTCGTCGGCTACGAGATGGCCCTGCTCGTCGACCGCGCCGGCGCCGTCCTCACCCCCGCACTTCGCGCGGAACTCCAGGGCAGTCTCCTGCACTGA
- a CDS encoding sensor histidine kinase, which translates to MAAPHQAAAPGGPAEPVVPEAPGRPEDDGQDRKSTRDKLKKTLTRRRATGMNRFAMRNWRIRTRLIALLALPVLVSLVLGGLRIQSSMQNSQQLAQMANLSDLAKKATNLADALQTERDISAGPITAHPNDPLDDDIVAARHATDELSRTFTTSSDKFENLELSGGKALLFQIRKDLNSISDARNSPYQNNQNIQSTITAYDVIIRDLLSITQDIALASNNKDLVVSTRALQQFSLAKNATSQQRALISAALANPSKPDLSLSDESFGIRLRTAYDNSLTSFNNIYTAHDLDNLRGQLSYNNVVAEADRYSRSILQQSGIRQTDPVTYKDWYEKSTAKIKAEQRIESKLLENLDGKAQDLQSQADTDALIIAAAVALVLLVALGGAGLIARSMVRSLTRLQAAAEDVAERRLPELVKTLSENDPHDVDVTVEPVAVDSTDEIGHVAHAFDMVHSEAVRLAAEQALLRGNINAMFTNLSRRSQGLIQRQLSLISELESREADPDQLANLFKLDHLATRMRRNGENLLVLAGEDPGRRWTRPVPLVDVLRAAASEVEQYERIELATVPSAEVAGRVVNDLVHLLAELLENATSFSSPQTRVRVTGHSLPDGRVLVEIHDTGIGLSPDDLADINERLANPPTVDVSVSRRMGLFVVGRLSLRHGIRIQLRPSDSGGTTALVMLPVDVTNTADRRGAGRPGPAQAKQQRGVAPTPRQQRQVPAGPNGGPVALGQGPAGGAPQGRPQLGKGGPAAPAAPGGRAGGLPTRQVGKSLHENPVVPQGQQPQRTQQQPQQPQPQQSQQGGLPQRSPGRQGPPQGVPGVGGQPRRRQPGAGQPAGPQAAPGRAGQERPRPGGEQPQHGRPGAPGVPPQGARPGNRPQDGLPQRRQPGRPVPQGQQGPGGQGPQAPQGQQGPQGPQGPQGPRRQQRPGPNAPQLPPQQQAQQLPPAEPAPVESTQEMARPRFEASQIDPRDPLGLGLVEPVLPDVPNPARPEVRQEAPRHEQVRQEPMALPIGPSDGGPAQQPWYGDEASQQARPHGYQPQRPGTSAPELQQPAPQAQAQQAQQQPESAADAPWRPSANDERWRRAEQIREPSTNGVTMSGLPRRTPQANLVSGTAESAPLTGPQVSRSPEEVRGRLTNLRRGIQQGRRAGAEQANHAGFQHGAQQPGFDSFGGRTDGNGADHQER; encoded by the coding sequence GTGGCAGCCCCCCACCAGGCGGCGGCCCCCGGCGGCCCGGCGGAGCCGGTGGTGCCCGAGGCACCCGGCCGCCCCGAGGACGACGGCCAGGACCGCAAGTCGACCCGGGACAAGCTCAAGAAGACCCTGACCAGGCGCCGCGCCACCGGTATGAACCGGTTCGCGATGCGCAACTGGCGCATCCGCACGCGCCTGATCGCGCTGCTCGCCCTCCCCGTCCTGGTCTCCCTGGTCCTCGGTGGCCTGCGCATCCAGAGCTCGATGCAGAACTCGCAGCAGCTCGCGCAGATGGCCAACCTGTCCGACCTGGCCAAGAAGGCGACCAACCTCGCGGACGCCCTGCAGACCGAGCGGGACATCAGCGCCGGCCCGATCACCGCGCACCCGAACGACCCGCTGGACGACGACATCGTCGCCGCCCGCCACGCCACCGACGAGCTGAGCCGCACCTTCACCACGTCCTCGGACAAGTTCGAGAACCTCGAACTCTCCGGCGGCAAGGCGCTGCTCTTCCAGATCCGCAAGGACCTGAACTCGATCTCCGACGCGCGCAACTCGCCGTACCAGAACAACCAGAACATCCAGTCGACGATCACCGCCTACGACGTGATCATCCGCGACCTGCTGTCCATCACCCAGGACATCGCGCTCGCGTCGAACAACAAGGACCTGGTCGTCTCGACCCGCGCGCTCCAGCAGTTCTCGCTGGCCAAGAACGCCACCTCGCAGCAGCGCGCCCTGATCTCCGCCGCGCTCGCCAACCCGAGCAAGCCCGACCTCAGCCTGAGCGACGAGTCCTTCGGCATCCGCCTGCGCACCGCCTACGACAACTCACTCACCAGCTTCAACAACATCTACACCGCGCACGACCTGGACAACCTGCGCGGACAGCTGAGCTACAACAACGTCGTCGCCGAGGCCGACCGCTACTCGCGCTCGATCCTCCAGCAGAGCGGTATCCGCCAGACCGACCCGGTCACGTACAAGGACTGGTACGAGAAGTCCACGGCCAAGATCAAGGCCGAGCAGCGGATCGAGTCCAAGCTCCTGGAGAACCTCGACGGCAAGGCCCAGGACCTCCAGTCCCAGGCCGACACCGACGCCCTGATCATCGCCGCCGCCGTCGCCCTGGTGCTGCTCGTCGCCCTCGGTGGCGCCGGTCTGATCGCCCGCTCGATGGTGCGCTCGCTGACCCGTCTGCAGGCTGCGGCCGAGGACGTCGCCGAGCGGCGACTGCCCGAGCTCGTCAAGACGCTCTCCGAGAACGACCCGCACGACGTCGACGTCACCGTCGAGCCCGTCGCCGTCGACTCCACCGACGAGATCGGCCACGTGGCCCACGCCTTCGACATGGTGCACAGCGAGGCCGTCCGCCTCGCCGCCGAGCAGGCCCTCCTCCGCGGCAACATCAACGCGATGTTCACCAACCTCTCGCGCCGCAGCCAGGGCCTCATCCAGCGCCAGCTGTCGCTCATCTCCGAGCTGGAGAGCCGCGAGGCCGACCCGGACCAGCTGGCCAACCTCTTCAAGCTGGACCACCTCGCGACCCGTATGCGCCGCAACGGCGAAAACCTCCTCGTCCTCGCCGGTGAGGACCCGGGCCGCCGCTGGACCCGTCCGGTCCCGCTGGTCGACGTGCTCCGCGCCGCCGCGTCCGAGGTGGAGCAGTACGAGCGCATCGAGCTCGCCACCGTGCCGTCGGCCGAGGTCGCCGGCCGCGTCGTCAACGACCTCGTCCACCTGCTCGCCGAGCTGCTGGAGAACGCCACCTCGTTCTCCAGCCCGCAGACCCGCGTCCGGGTCACCGGCCACTCGCTGCCCGACGGCCGCGTGCTGGTCGAGATCCACGACACCGGCATCGGCCTGAGCCCCGACGACCTCGCCGACATCAACGAGCGCCTCGCCAACCCGCCGACGGTGGACGTGTCCGTCTCCCGCCGCATGGGCCTCTTCGTGGTCGGCCGCCTGTCCCTGCGACACGGCATCCGCATCCAGCTGCGCCCCAGCGACTCCGGCGGCACCACCGCGCTCGTCATGCTGCCGGTGGACGTCACCAACACCGCCGACCGCCGCGGCGCTGGCCGCCCCGGCCCCGCGCAGGCCAAGCAGCAGCGCGGGGTCGCCCCGACGCCGCGCCAGCAGCGCCAGGTGCCGGCCGGTCCGAACGGCGGCCCGGTCGCGCTCGGCCAGGGCCCGGCCGGCGGCGCCCCGCAGGGCCGTCCGCAGCTCGGCAAGGGCGGCCCCGCCGCTCCGGCCGCGCCCGGCGGGCGGGCCGGCGGCCTGCCGACCCGTCAGGTCGGCAAGTCGCTCCACGAGAACCCCGTCGTCCCGCAGGGTCAGCAGCCCCAGCGGACCCAGCAGCAGCCTCAGCAGCCCCAGCCTCAGCAGTCCCAGCAGGGCGGCCTGCCGCAGCGCAGCCCGGGCCGCCAGGGCCCGCCGCAGGGCGTCCCCGGCGTCGGCGGCCAGCCCCGCCGCCGCCAGCCCGGTGCCGGCCAGCCCGCCGGGCCGCAGGCCGCGCCCGGCCGCGCCGGCCAGGAACGGCCGCGCCCCGGTGGCGAGCAGCCGCAGCACGGCCGTCCGGGTGCACCGGGTGTGCCCCCGCAGGGCGCGCGCCCTGGCAACCGCCCCCAGGACGGGCTGCCGCAGCGCCGCCAGCCGGGCCGCCCGGTCCCGCAGGGGCAGCAGGGCCCCGGTGGCCAGGGCCCGCAGGCACCCCAGGGACAGCAGGGACCGCAGGGACCGCAGGGTCCGCAGGGTCCGCGCCGCCAGCAGCGCCCGGGCCCGAACGCGCCGCAGCTGCCGCCGCAGCAGCAGGCCCAGCAGCTGCCGCCGGCCGAGCCGGCGCCGGTGGAGAGCACCCAGGAGATGGCCCGGCCGCGCTTCGAGGCCAGCCAGATCGACCCGCGCGACCCGCTCGGCCTCGGCCTGGTGGAGCCGGTGCTGCCGGACGTGCCGAACCCGGCCCGCCCGGAGGTCCGGCAGGAGGCTCCGCGCCACGAGCAGGTCCGCCAGGAGCCGATGGCGCTGCCGATCGGCCCGTCCGACGGCGGTCCCGCGCAGCAGCCCTGGTACGGCGACGAGGCCTCGCAGCAGGCCCGGCCGCACGGGTACCAGCCGCAGCGCCCGGGCACCTCGGCGCCGGAGCTCCAGCAGCCGGCCCCGCAGGCCCAGGCCCAGCAGGCCCAGCAGCAGCCCGAGTCCGCCGCCGACGCCCCGTGGCGTCCGTCCGCGAACGACGAGCGCTGGCGCCGCGCCGAGCAGATCCGGGAGCCCTCGACCAACGGCGTCACGATGTCCGGCCTCCCGCGGCGGACCCCGCAGGCCAACCTGGTCTCCGGCACCGCCGAGTCCGCCCCGCTGACCGGTCCCCAGGTCTCCCGCAGCCCCGAGGAGGTGCGCGGCCGGCTGACCAACCTGCGCCGCGGCATCCAGCAGGGCCGCCGGGCCGGTGCCGAGCAGGCCAACCACGCCGGGTTCCAGCATGGTGCCCAGCAGCCCGGATTCGATAGTTTCGGTGGCCGGACCGACGGCAACGGCGCAGATCACCAGGAGCGTTGA
- a CDS encoding fumarylacetoacetate hydrolase family protein — MRIARFSVREGSPAAGSVSFGVVEGDPAQPESMVVHALAGHPFGQPQPTGESYRLQDVRLLSPMLPNKIVAVGRNYAAHAAELGNDVPDVPLTFFKPSTAVIGPTESIAYPPFSSDVQHEAELAVVIGRMCREVPLDRVPEVILGYTCANDVTARDVQQREGQWARAKGFDTACPLGPWIETDLDPSDLAVTCTVNGELRQTGRTSLMVRSVAELIVHISEAMTLLPGDVILTGTPAGVGPLNVGDEVAVSIEGIGTLTNKVIKRG, encoded by the coding sequence GTGCGCATTGCCAGGTTTTCCGTCCGGGAGGGGAGCCCTGCCGCCGGCAGCGTCTCCTTCGGCGTGGTGGAGGGAGACCCCGCCCAGCCCGAGTCGATGGTCGTCCACGCGCTGGCCGGTCACCCGTTCGGTCAGCCGCAACCGACCGGCGAGAGCTACCGCCTCCAGGACGTCCGGCTGCTCAGCCCGATGCTCCCGAACAAGATCGTGGCGGTCGGCCGCAACTACGCGGCGCACGCGGCCGAACTGGGCAACGACGTCCCGGACGTCCCGCTCACCTTCTTCAAGCCGTCCACCGCGGTGATCGGCCCGACCGAGAGCATCGCGTACCCGCCGTTCTCCTCGGACGTCCAGCACGAGGCCGAACTCGCCGTGGTCATCGGCCGGATGTGCCGCGAGGTCCCGCTGGACCGGGTGCCCGAGGTGATCCTCGGCTACACCTGCGCCAACGACGTGACCGCCCGCGACGTCCAGCAGCGCGAGGGCCAGTGGGCCCGGGCCAAGGGCTTCGACACCGCGTGCCCGCTCGGCCCGTGGATCGAGACCGACCTCGACCCGAGCGACCTCGCCGTCACCTGCACCGTCAACGGCGAGCTCCGCCAGACCGGGCGCACCTCCCTGATGGTCCGCTCGGTCGCCGAGCTGATCGTCCACATCTCCGAGGCCATGACGCTGCTGCCCGGCGACGTCATCCTCACCGGCACACCCGCTGGGGTGGGCCCGCTCAACGTCGGCGACGAGGTCGCCGTCTCCATCGAAGGCATCGGCACTCTCACCAACAAGGTGATCAAGCGTGGCTAA
- the gltX gene encoding glutamate--tRNA ligase: MANTDPAVRVRFCPSPTGNPHVGLVRTALFNWAFARHNGGTLVFRIEDTDAARDSEESYDQLLDAMRWLGFDWDEGPEVGGPHAPYRQSQRMDVYADVARRLHEAGHAYHCYCSTEELDARREAARAAGKPSGYDGHCRDLTDDQIAVFKLEKREPILRFRMPDRTIAFDDLVRGTLTFEPENVPDYGIVRANGAPLYTLVNPVDDALMGITHVLRGEDLLSSTPRQIALYAALAEIGVGNGTTPRFGHLPYVMGEGNKKLSKRDPQASLNLYRERGFIREGLLNYLSLLGWSLAEDRDIFDMDELVAAFDIAKVNSNPARFDLKKCEAINAEHVRRLAPEDFVRRLVPYLQAPGLLPAEPTAEQLDLLARIAPLTQERMVVLGEIVNMAGFLFVDPADFTVDPDDAAKALTADARPVLEASIKALETLADFSPEPIQAALREALVDGLGIKPKFAFTPLRVAVTGRRVSPPLFESMELLGRPETLRRLRSALDALPAA, from the coding sequence GTGGCTAACACTGACCCGGCCGTCCGGGTTCGCTTCTGTCCGTCCCCGACCGGGAACCCGCACGTGGGCCTGGTCCGCACCGCCCTGTTCAACTGGGCCTTCGCCCGCCACAACGGCGGCACGCTGGTCTTCCGGATCGAGGACACCGACGCGGCCCGCGACTCCGAGGAGTCGTACGACCAGCTGCTCGACGCCATGCGCTGGCTCGGCTTCGACTGGGACGAGGGCCCGGAGGTCGGCGGCCCGCACGCGCCGTACCGCCAGTCGCAGCGGATGGACGTCTACGCCGACGTCGCCCGCCGCCTGCACGAGGCCGGCCACGCCTACCACTGCTACTGCAGCACCGAGGAGCTGGACGCCCGCCGCGAGGCCGCCCGCGCCGCCGGCAAGCCCTCCGGCTACGACGGCCACTGCCGGGACCTGACGGACGACCAGATCGCCGTCTTCAAGCTGGAGAAGCGCGAGCCGATCCTGCGCTTCCGGATGCCCGACCGCACCATCGCCTTCGACGACCTGGTGCGCGGCACGCTCACCTTCGAGCCGGAGAACGTGCCGGACTACGGCATCGTCCGGGCCAACGGCGCCCCGCTGTACACCCTGGTGAACCCGGTGGACGACGCCCTGATGGGCATCACCCACGTGCTGCGCGGCGAGGACCTGCTCTCCTCCACCCCGCGGCAGATCGCGCTGTACGCGGCGCTCGCCGAGATCGGCGTCGGCAACGGCACCACCCCGCGCTTCGGCCACCTGCCGTACGTGATGGGCGAGGGCAACAAGAAGCTCTCCAAGCGTGACCCGCAGGCCTCGCTCAACCTGTACCGCGAGCGCGGCTTCATCCGCGAGGGCCTGCTCAACTACCTGTCGCTGCTGGGCTGGTCGCTCGCCGAGGACCGCGACATCTTCGACATGGACGAGCTGGTCGCGGCGTTCGACATCGCCAAGGTGAACTCCAACCCGGCCCGCTTCGACCTGAAGAAGTGCGAGGCGATCAACGCCGAGCACGTGCGCCGGCTGGCCCCGGAGGACTTCGTCCGCCGCCTGGTGCCGTACCTGCAGGCCCCCGGCCTGCTGCCGGCCGAGCCGACCGCCGAGCAGCTCGACCTGCTGGCCAGGATCGCGCCGCTCACCCAGGAGCGGATGGTCGTGCTCGGCGAGATCGTGAACATGGCCGGCTTCCTGTTCGTCGACCCGGCCGACTTCACGGTCGACCCGGACGACGCCGCCAAGGCGCTGACGGCGGACGCCCGCCCGGTGCTTGAGGCCAGCATCAAGGCCCTGGAGACGCTCGCGGACTTCAGCCCGGAGCCGATCCAGGCCGCGCTGCGCGAGGCGCTGGTGGACGGGCTGGGCATCAAGCCCAAGTTCGCCTTCACGCCGCTGCGGGTGGCCGTCACCGGCCGCCGGGTCTCGCCGCCGCTGTTCGAGTCGATGGAGTTGCTCGGCCGCCCCGAGACGCTGCGCCGGCTGCGCTCCGCCCTGGACGCCCTGCCGGCCGCCTGA